Proteins co-encoded in one Theileria equi strain WA chromosome 3, complete sequence genomic window:
- a CDS encoding hypothetical protein (encoded by transcript BEWA_005000A) gives MATRRSTTFRKLLSRKSTVNNANVTKDSQVPPKVDIPINQHITIPEYGDDDSVVESNIWVNLEAIFLDYFPDKTPIKFVILHTFGFFIFLSFRSLSFPIFKDDNDPEKRAIIQVIEDLAFVDVNNNPDDLQLRLTTNTVLFLLSSLSVNILSLVVIMFLRFIFVRCIFEPFSKISRYVVLLAHSIDPAIFYFLWSIINYTTFKRYTLPAQYGDYFVVYKSFLYGEAISNVVWIDGKCYSWSNLLYHLHILLSIRKLILSAILFFFELQFLSNYSSDLVTFLKQQASLKAFNVQWLQYLDSLRNSEKNRELTVLIDTHSNTEIPSNIRKNYNTIPTGHTRGDFKVFKPIIAKWKHHNIHSNINVNDYIGTYFLRDNWTESSIHNTTINWIVLNYVIHNPPEILLINYSIQLICKDTIDFCSKLLFDQIHDTLLCASGEKLVSSSLDRESVENTAELPDHKPRVRFSDRTTIRNPDVNEKDSIVLLSGNRNSCNDNKDNEDDRSITKKICSPLGSAVTNPFFEQFDIANCGYITPQNFLTGIINMCAIRKRLITTLKNQRSILELVGNLISIILWFMCFVALLLSLKINKNIVLPSTIGLFSATIVALSYLYTSFITAILFVVISNPYNVGDRVKVGDQAMYVKSISTYNTEFTSSHGKCFIYQNIFLSKMMIVNEARGPHAVHEINLKISPSTTPASLKILKDNVKTFVNSRPRDFVTDGCLFYGSDLQINHFYHLKILVTCVESWAQTRFVFMLKNEVVRFVANQCKLLGITYRDPVLPVSFRNPLAISGMH, from the exons ATGGCAACCCGAAGATCTACAACATTCAGAAAGTTGTTGAGTCGAAAGTCAACGGTG AATAATGCCAATGTCACAAAAGACTCTCAAGTTCCTCCGAAAGTTGATATTCCAATAAATCAACATATAACAATTCCGG AATATGGAGATGACGATTCAGTGGTAGAATCAAATATTTGGGTTAACCTAGAAGCCATTTTTTTGGACTATTTTCCAGACAAAACACCAATAAAGTTTGTAATCTTGCACacttttggattttttatatttttatcattccGATCAC TCTCATTTCCTATTTTCAAAGATGATAATGATCCGGAAAAGAGAGCTATAATACAAGTAATTGAAGATTTGGCCTTCGTAGAT GTGAATAATAATCCGGATGATCTGCAACTTCGTTTAACTACAAATACAGTACTATTCTTGTTGTCGAGTTTGTCTGTGAATATTTTATCGCTAGTTGTGATTATGTTTTTGAG GTTTATATTTGTTAGATGTATTTTTGAACCATTTTCTAAAATATCGAGATATGTTGTTCTATTGGCACATTCTATAGATCCAGCCATATTTTACTTTTTATGGTCCATTATTAATTATACAACTTTCAAAAGGTATACCCTTCCAG CACAATACGGAGACTACTTTGTTGTATACAAATCGTTTTTGTATGGAGAAGCTATTTCAAACGTTGTTTGGattgatggaaaatgctATTCCTGGTCCAACTTGCTCTATCACCTTCATATTCTCCTCTCCATCAGAAAGCTCATTTTGTCTGcaattttgtttttcttcGAACTTCAGTTTCTATCGAACTATAGTTCCGATTTGGtcacatttttaaaacaaCAGGCATCTCTCAAAGCGTTTAACGTTCAGTGGTTGCAATATTTGGATTCTCTTAGAAATTCAGAGAAAAATAGAGAGTTGACGGTGTTGATTGACACCCATTCAAACACGGAAATTCCGTCAAATATAAGAAAAAATTACAATACAATACCAACCGGTCATACTAGAGGAGattttaaagttttcaA GCCAATAATCGCAAAATGGAAGCATCACAATATACATAGCAATATTAATGTAAATGATTATATTGGAACATATTTTTTGAGGGATAATTGGACAGAGTCATCAATTCACAACACTACGATAAACTGGATTGTCTTAAACTATGTTATTCATAACCCACCAGAGATTTTGTTGATAAATTACTCAATACAGTTGATATGCAAAGATACCATAGATTTTTGTTCAAAACTGCTATTTGACCAGATACATGATACTCTTCTTTGTGCTAGTGGTGAAAAACTAGTTTCAAGCTCTCTTGATCGAGAGTCAGTTGAAAACACTGCAGAATTACCAGACCACAAACCAAGAGTTAGATTTTCTGACAG AACCACAATTCGTAACCCAGATGTAAACGAAAAGGATTCTATAGTACTTTTGAGTGGAAATAGGAACAGTtgtaatgataataaagACAACGAGGACGATCGTTCCATTACTAAAAAGATATGTAGCCCTCTGGGATCTGCCGTTACTAATCCATTCTTTGAACAATTTGATATCGCTAATTGTGGTTACATAACACcacaaaattttttaaCTGGAATAATAAATATGTGTGCCATAAGAAAGAGGCTTATTACCACTCTAAAGAATCAACGAAGTATATTGGAGTTAGTTGGAAATTTGATAAGTATAATACTCTGGTTCATGTGTTTTGTTGCGTTATTACTGTCCTTAAAGATAAACAAGAACATCGTACTCCCGTCCACTATTGGTCTGTTCTCAGCCACAATTGTGGCTCTGAGTTATTTATACACCAGCTTCATCACAGCTATTCTCTTTGTTGTTATTTCAAATCCTTATAATGTGGGTGACAGAGTAAAGGTTGGGGATCAAGCAATGTATGTCAAAAGCATTTCCACATACAATACCGAATTTACCTCTTCACACggcaaatgt TTCATCtatcaaaatatctttTTGAGTAAGATGATGATTGTAAATGAGGCTAGGGGTCCACATGCCGTCCATGAAATAAACTTGAAAATTTCGCCATCAACGACTCCAGCATCGCTGAAGATTTTGAAGGATAATGTAAAAACCTTTGTCAATAGCAGGCCTAGAGATTTTGTTACCGATGGATGTTTATTTTATGGCTCCGATCTACAAATAAATCACTTTTATCATCTTAAAATACTGGTTACTTGTGTAGAAAGTTGGGCTCAAACACGTTTCGTCTTCATGTTGAAGAATGAGGTTGTAAGATTCGTAGCTAATCAATGCAAACTGTTGGGAATCACATACAGAGATCCGGTTCTACCGGTCTCATTTAGAAATCCGCTTGCAATTTCAGGTATGCattaa